One genomic window of Myxocyprinus asiaticus isolate MX2 ecotype Aquarium Trade chromosome 5, UBuf_Myxa_2, whole genome shotgun sequence includes the following:
- the LOC127440891 gene encoding gastrula zinc finger protein XlCGF8.2DB-like, producing MDFIKEEREDMGYPEPHRVKDEETEEQIGLMEVKVESQELNKVEEKHWYQEPHTRIPEEKSFSCSQTENNSSQQTTRRTGATDSFTCPQCGKSFRQKGHLTNHMRIHTGDKPFTCPHCGKSFSQKENLKRHIRVHTRENPFTCPQCGKSFMLNKSLNAHMRVHTEERPFTCHHCGERFKYLNNLQWHLSFLHTGAKSLNCDQCDKSFILESDLNIHKDPHLCSFCGESFSCPHRFKEHQKIHSNVKAHVCLECGDAFSRAGNLKLHQRVHIKEKPNSCS from the coding sequence gcctgatggaagtgaaagtggaaagtcaagaactgaataaagtggaggagaaacattGGTATCAGGAACCTCATACACGCATACCTGAAGAAAAATCATTtagttgctcacagactgaaaatAATTCCTCACAACAAACAACTCGACGGACTGGAGCCACAGATTctttcacatgtcctcagtgtggaaagagttttagaCAAAAAGGACACCTTACcaatcacatgagaattcacactggagataAGCCTTTCACCTGTCctcattgtggaaagagtttctcacAGAAAGAAAACCTTAAAAGGCACATAAGAGTTCACACCAGAGAGAATCctttcacatgtcctcagtgtggaaagagtttcatgcTAAATAAAAGCCTTAATGCccacatgagagttcacactgaagagaggcctttcacatgccatcattGTGGAGAGagattcaaatatttaaataatcttCAATGGCATCTTTCCTTCCTGCACACTGGAGCAAAGTCATTAAACTGTGATCAATGCGATAAAAGTTTTATCTTGGAATCAGACTTGAACATTCACAAAGACCCCCatttgtgttctttttgtggagaGAGTTTTTCATGCCCACACCGTTTCAAAGAGCACCAGAAAATTCATAGTAATGTGAAAGCTCATGTGTGCCTTGAGTGTGGCGATGCTTTTTCAAGAGCTGGCAACTTGAAGTTGCACCAAAGAGTCCATATTAAAGAAAAACCTAACAGCTGTTCATAA
- the LOC127440889 gene encoding gastrula zinc finger protein XlCGF7.1-like yields MEVKLESQELNEVEEKHWYQDPHEFINEEKSFSCSQTENNSSQQTTQSTEATNSFTCPHCGKSFTRKLTLKEHIRIHTGENPFTCPQCGKSFRQKGHLTSHVRIHTREDAFTCPQCGKSFRQKTSLNTHIRIHSGEKPFTCPQCGKSFRQKEHLKRHMRVHTGERPFTCPQCGQRFKYLNNLECHLYSLHTAAKSLNCDQCDKNFSSESDLKTHLKIHKDPQLCSFCGESFSCPHRFKEHQKIHTSGKAHVCPECGDAFAGAGNLKWHQRVHIKEKSNNCS; encoded by the coding sequence ATGGAAGTGAAAttggaaagtcaagaactgaatgaagtggaggagaaacattGGTATCAGGATCCTCATGAATTTATAAATGAAGAAAAATCATTtagttgctcacagactgaaaatAATTCCTCACAACAAACAACTCAAAGCACAGAAGCCACAAATTCTTTCACCTGCCctcattgtggaaagagtttcacacgtaAATTAACCCTAAAGGAACACATAAGAATACACACTGGAGAGAATCctttcacatgtcctcagtgtggaaagagtttcagacaaAAAGGACACCTTACCAGTCACGTGAGAATTCACACCAGAGAGGATGctttcacatgtcctcagtgtggaaagagtttcagacaaAAAACAAGCCTAAATACCCACATAagaattcactctggagagaagcctttcacatgccctcagtgtggaaagagtttcagacagAAAGAACACCTTAAAAGgcacatgagagttcacactggagagaggccgttcacatgccctcagtgtggacagagattcaaatatttaaataaccTTGAATGTCATCTTTACTCTCTGCACACTGCAGCAAAGTCATTAAACTGTGATCAGTGTGATAAAAATTTTAGCTCAGAATCAGACCTGAAAACACACCTGAAAATTCACAAGGACCCACaattgtgttctttttgtggagaaAGTTTTTCATGCCCGCACCGTTTCAAAGAGCACCAGAAAATTCATACTAGTGGGAAAGCTCATGTGTGCCCTGAGTGTGGCGATGCCTTTGCAGGAGCCGGCAACTTGAAGTGGCACCAAAGAGTCCATATTAAAGAAAAATCTAACAACTGTTCATAA